In a single window of the Candidatus Angelobacter sp. genome:
- a CDS encoding alpha/beta hydrolase family protein, whose product MIASLAKFLDWSSIQLMTLMAPVDDLGSKLEEAVQFLNGPDFVHAESQPAQVEFDSSLHFNFPSPRPCEFEENNVVHGRLYRCAERWRKRPVIILLPGWKDSASYNLRFPLIARHCNRAGFNVATLVPPYHFQRRPRQRREFDRGDCLEFAEGTAQSIAEIRALTGWLLKEGCPAVALWGYSRGAADAGMVACHDARVAAVVMASAPACCKASVEQMAIRPRIHRRWKSIGELCDRFNMTPMNLTALQPAIPRENILLIAGIYDSLCLKDEIENLSRVWGHPDIWQLPHGHVGICCGFVLGLNGRILRWLAPRLNAPAVQARPNDAAR is encoded by the coding sequence ATGATCGCGTCTTTGGCAAAATTCCTGGACTGGTCGTCCATTCAGCTAATGACACTGATGGCACCCGTCGATGACCTTGGCTCGAAGCTGGAAGAAGCAGTTCAGTTTTTGAACGGACCGGACTTTGTTCACGCTGAAAGTCAACCAGCACAAGTTGAATTCGACAGCTCTCTCCATTTCAATTTTCCCTCGCCGCGACCTTGCGAATTCGAGGAAAACAATGTAGTTCATGGACGGCTTTACCGTTGCGCCGAACGATGGCGGAAGCGACCGGTGATTATCTTGCTGCCCGGCTGGAAAGATTCAGCCAGCTATAACCTCAGATTTCCATTGATCGCCCGCCACTGTAATCGCGCGGGATTTAATGTGGCTACGTTGGTGCCGCCCTACCACTTTCAACGCCGTCCCCGCCAGCGCAGGGAGTTTGACCGAGGCGATTGCCTTGAGTTTGCGGAAGGAACAGCCCAGTCAATCGCCGAAATTCGCGCCCTGACCGGCTGGCTGCTGAAGGAAGGTTGCCCGGCTGTCGCATTGTGGGGTTATTCGAGGGGAGCGGCTGACGCGGGAATGGTGGCGTGCCACGATGCACGAGTGGCCGCAGTTGTTATGGCAAGCGCTCCTGCGTGTTGCAAAGCTTCTGTGGAACAAATGGCAATCCGTCCTCGTATTCACAGGAGATGGAAGAGCATTGGCGAGTTATGCGACAGATTCAACATGACACCGATGAATTTAACCGCTCTCCAGCCAGCCATCCCCAGGGAGAATATTTTGTTGATAGCAGGTATTTATGATTCGCTTTGTCTCAAGGACGAGATTGAAAACCTTTCCCGGGTATGGGGACATCCCGACATTTGGCAGTTGCCCCACGGACATGTCGGCATTTGTTGCGGGTTCGTGCTGGGCTTGAACGGCCGCATCCTTCGCTGGCTGGCGCCACGGCTGAACGCGCCTGCCGTTCAAGCACGACCAAACGACGCTGCCAGATAA
- a CDS encoding alpha/beta fold hydrolase: MTLAEETPALKFFPTGAGAHPVALLTHGYAASKETLYRYGEALAAAGFICYSVDQPGHGTSPRKFHFMDAVHTLEAVAREVGPVDVFAGWSLGGYTGGEAVREEGMKPRLFIAIGSFPVLGDHPPPLLFLAGRFEETFTPALLKSRTDARLVISPWSDHVLEGFDPVLVNSAVEAACAAVHQTAPAPPTAWLWRPFGVILAMFAAGVLASYLTDLFPRLARFRGLLIGGFVAAAFMLTIRGGWLDATPNLPSQVIAIPVALLLAIIVGRFRIPRWSFVALNLLVMVIAAFWFHTSQSRPALILMASTLVLTPALIAGIVIAWFASRQGSRLQGDIAMAIFLGCLFQCLKPPRMAPLAPTPHAAIKLDARLLDACIGEYEIVPDNVFDTGATVTIRRKGDHLVWQLFWDNAWQSPLDLYPESETNFFLVINGAQVTFNKDDQGEVMAIRRHKPGLPDSEGMKLKTE, encoded by the coding sequence GTGCGGGAGCCCATCCGGTCGCGCTGCTCACCCATGGATACGCTGCCTCGAAAGAGACGCTCTATCGCTACGGGGAGGCGCTCGCAGCCGCCGGATTTATTTGCTATAGCGTTGACCAACCGGGGCACGGAACGTCGCCGCGGAAATTCCATTTTATGGACGCCGTGCATACGCTGGAGGCGGTCGCGCGCGAGGTCGGGCCGGTGGATGTTTTCGCGGGTTGGTCGCTAGGTGGCTATACGGGAGGCGAAGCAGTGCGGGAAGAGGGAATGAAACCGCGGCTTTTCATTGCCATCGGTTCCTTTCCCGTCCTGGGTGACCACCCCCCGCCGTTGCTTTTCCTGGCAGGCCGGTTCGAGGAAACCTTTACACCGGCGCTCCTCAAGAGCCGAACGGACGCGCGTCTGGTGATTTCTCCCTGGTCAGATCACGTGCTTGAGGGATTTGATCCTGTGCTGGTGAATTCAGCCGTCGAGGCCGCGTGCGCCGCAGTGCATCAGACGGCACCGGCCCCTCCCACGGCATGGCTCTGGCGACCCTTTGGTGTCATCCTGGCAATGTTTGCAGCGGGTGTGCTGGCAAGTTATTTGACGGATTTGTTTCCGAGACTGGCTCGATTCCGCGGACTGTTAATCGGTGGCTTTGTTGCTGCCGCATTCATGCTCACCATCCGCGGCGGTTGGCTCGATGCGACACCCAACCTACCGTCACAAGTGATCGCCATTCCTGTTGCCCTCCTCCTGGCAATCATTGTCGGCAGGTTCCGCATCCCGCGATGGAGCTTCGTCGCGCTGAATCTCCTTGTGATGGTGATTGCGGCATTCTGGTTCCATACGAGCCAGAGTCGGCCCGCGCTTATCCTCATGGCTTCTACCCTGGTCCTGACGCCCGCCCTGATCGCCGGAATTGTCATCGCCTGGTTTGCGTCCCGCCAGGGGTCCCGGTTGCAAGGCGACATCGCCATGGCCATCTTCCTGGGTTGCCTCTTCCAATGTTTGAAACCGCCACGAATGGCTCCCCTAGCGCCGACACCACATGCAGCCATCAAGCTGGACGCAAGGCTTCTCGATGCCTGTATCGGCGAATACGAAATTGTGCCGGATAACGTGTTTGACACTGGAGCAACGGTGACTATCCGGCGAAAAGGAGATCATTTAGTCTGGCAACTTTTTTGGGACAACGCATGGCAAAGCCCTTTGGATCTTTATCCCGAATCGGAAACCAATTTCTTCCTCGTAATCAATGGCGCGCAAGTGACATTCAATAAGGATGATCAAGGCGAAGTGATGGCGATAAGGCGCCATAAGCCAGGGCTGCCGGATAGCGAGGGGATGAAGCTTAAAACCGAATGA